The Phaseolus vulgaris cultivar G19833 chromosome 10, P. vulgaris v2.0, whole genome shotgun sequence DNA window GCCATTTCTATTTCATTTCTGGCCTTGCAAATGAAGCTTTAGTTTCTATGTTTTCCTTTAATATTGGAGTTGGAACTTGGAAGTCAACAATTGGCATAACGCATGTAGCCTTATCTTGAATTCATGAActaatataaattgaaaatgctaatttttattttgtgtagCTGTTTCCAATTTCCATGCGTATGTGTTCGTTTAAACAGAACAGAACATTTTGAAATTTCATTGATTGTATAGAACAAGCTTCGTGTGTATTGAGTTAAACATAGCTACGCTTTTGCATAAATCAGAAGGAGGAGTACTGAAGAGAATTTTATCCCTGTCTTTAAAAAATTCTGTTTTAGATTGAGGTGTTTGGAAAAGTAACGCACTGCTACTTTTCTATACGCATAACAACTACCAAGCTAATGGAAAATGAACTCTTATCCTCTCTTTTTCTTTGACCACGCTTTTTTTCTACAATTTACCTCCGAGTTCCAAAATGTTGTAAACTTTGCGGGTACCATTTGCATTATTAAAAACAATTGCTAACGTTACTTGTTTTCTAATTTCTCCAAGAATGAATTTCTTTACTCCCAATCTCACATTTAACACTTATCTTGCAGGGTGAACCAAGTTTTCATCTGTTTGGATTTGTAATATGTGTTTCATCGACTGCTGCCAGAGCATTTAAATCAGTGCTTCAAGATATTTTGTTGTCCTCAGAGGGGTAATGATTTTATCtgcttttttcttatttttgctAGCTGATTAATACAAGGAACTTCTAGGTTCTGAACTGCTCCAAGTGCTGCTTTTCTATACTTCTGTTGTAAACCAACATAAAAACTACTTCGATGATTTTCAGAGAAAAGTTGAATTCTATGAACCTGCTGCTTTATATGGCACCTATAGCTGTGATGGTCTTACTTCCCGCGACATTGCTTATGGAGGGAAATGTGGTTGGGATCACAATAGATCTTGCCAAAAAGGATATAAGAATATTTTGGTATCTGCTTCTCAGTTCTTCTCTTGCATATTTTGTGAACCTGACTAATTTTTTGGTGACCAAACATACAAGTGCACTAACCCTTCAGGTATGTCCAAATGCAATACATCCTATATTTTTCTCGTGGAAATAACTTGACAGATTAAGAACTTTTTTAAACATATTACCTGCATTTCACATACTAAATTCAAAAATTGAAGCCAACAACATTTGTTGAGCATTCTTCTGAAAACGTTTCATTGCTCTGTATTTGAACAGACCACAAGAATTTAACTTCTAGTTTTCTTGGTATTTGGAAAAGAACcactatataatatatatggTGTATATATATGGCATAAAGTGAATCTGGATGATGACACTGTTAAATCTTTCCAGGTTTTGGGGAATGCAAAGGGAGCAGTTGCTGTGGTTATCTCAATTTTGATATTCAAAAACCCCATTTCAATGGTTGGAATGTTTGGCTATGCACTCACTGTCATTGGAGTTATATTGTACAGTGAAACCAAGAAGAGGTATAGCaaaaattagtaaaattaaCTAGATTACTAAAAGCAGAGTGTGATTTACCAAAAGCGAGAGGACCAACAAGTTATGTATATAATGATGAGCTTGCAGCAACCatttattaaacataaacacaattttttttccacTCCATATTTCATTCATTGCAAGCATTGGGGGAGTGAGTTGTCACACTCCCCATAAACTTTTTTATGTGGACTTTGAGCTTGATGCCTAGTTAGACATTTTTAGTTTGTTTTGCTTTTAGTTCCTTCAATCACTGCAATTTCTTTTTTCACAACATTTAGAAAGGAACTCCAATAGTTTAGTCAGAGAGTACGTATATGCAAGTTTTATACTTATATTGTACTTATTAAATTTTGGGCAAATGTTAACAATAATTTCTTCCTAGTTTTGTACCAAAAAAACTGTTGTTTAACATTTTTCacacaaattaaaagaattaataaatacTGGTAAAAAATAGGGGTTATCCCATTTGTAGGTACACAtctttttatgataataaaGCACAAATGAATGTAGTTACATCTTTTATAAAACTATGAATAATTACTAAAATATAGaaagtaaaattataataaaatgtttattaaactactaaaaattatttattaaacagttaaattattattgataatcaTTACCATTATCTGTTATTTAGTTTAATAAGTAGAAACTGCTATCATAATTTAAGTGTAtctctttattaatttttattgatgacatttacttaaataatttttattaaaataacttcAATTTCAATAGATAAGTTATTTTATCTGCAACGTATATAAACATTGATGTAATTTACttgaaaataattagaaataccAAAATTGTATTTCATTAAAAGCTGAAAAATTGTAACTATTTCGGGATCAAAATAAGATTTTAAGAGTATTGGCTATAATCAATAATCAAGATAAGATAGGAGTATCGGGCCTGTCGAGCCCAATTGTTGGCTGCTCTTGATTACTTCGCGAATGGATCGGACGGACAAAAAGAACCGTTGATTGATGTGGTGGACACTTTATAATGAGATTGACCGTGTAgtattcttttcttcttcttttttataacttttatattattatacggAATTTGTGAGatacaattaatattttttactgttTTAACTCAGGGAGAAATGAGTACTATTTAATTAAGGATAAATGAGATGGTGATTATTCTGTcattttcaatataaatatcTATTTATATTATAGTTAATCAAAACATGGGAGCATTCTCTTAATCAAAACGATTTAATAGAATCATTATATGTTTAGCAATAATTAAGGAATAAATAGAAATCATtcataaaaattgattttataaattcCTTACACAATAGACCATATATCAAGAGAACGGAGATTGGATGTCTAATGTGAAGACCATGATCAGACCATTTAATGCATTGATGTTTTTGAGATTGTCTAACATTTTTCTCTTGAGGTCGTTTAGTAAGTTGAACATAATTGTGACCATCTAAtaagtataatataaaaaataattgtgacCATCTAACAAGTATAATATAAAGAATAATTGTGATCATCTAACAAGTATAATATAAAGAATAATTGTGACCATCTAACAAGTATAATATAAAGAGACCGCCTGACATGTTTAACATAGTAAGACCGTCTAGCACAGTGAGACCTTCTGATAGGTTAATTCGTGTAAGACTGTTTAGCATGTTAAAATTGTAGACTTTGACTTAACTCCTTTAAACATGTAACGAGCTTAACTATGAGGACCGACTAACAATTTTAATACTGCAATATTATCTAACAGGTTTAATCTCAATAGATCGTCTAATGTATTTCATTACAATTTTGCACATGAAGTAGCTTTGTTATCAGCTTTAACACACCTTATAGTATTTGTGTAATCAAAACCTTCATAGATGTGTTTATTCTCATAATATCGTCTAGTGAGGTATTACGTCGTCTAATAGTGATTAGATCGTTCAGTGCCTTAACAATGATCTCTTGGATGAAGAGCTAAAATTGCATTCTAGTCTAACTATTTGTCTAGTACGGTGTGCACCTCTAGCATGTTTTGGTTTAAAAGACGATGTAACTACGAAAATAAGTATTGTCAACTATCAAGGGTATTTTATAAAGTAGTAAAGGGTAATTAATGTTGCATGAGGTGCTTGAAACTCTATAAAAGTCTTTTGTGCCCCATAAAGCTTCGTGGAGAACAATGTCAGTATTCTTGTAGCAAACTATGAGATAGTGTTTATCCTTGTAATGGTTAAAATATGCAATCCCTCCCTGGTGAGCAAAACATGTGATATGTTGATTACATCATTAGACAATCTTTTGTTTTTGCCAAGAGTGACTAGGTTTAAAGAATATTCGGTTTTAGCAAGAGTGGTTGGATTCAAAGAATACTCGATTTTATCCAATAGTGGTTAAGTCAAAGAATGCTCAGTTTTAACTAATAGTGGATAGGTCCAAAGAATACTCAGTATTAGCCAAGAGTGATTGGGTCCAAAGAATACTAAGTTTTAGTCACGAGTGAGTGCAATTCAAACAATACTCAAGGGATTAACTAGGAGAGACTATGAGTCCAAACAATACTTAAGGAGTTAGTCATGAATGACTATGTGTACAATGAATACTCGCGTTGTATTTCACAAAATTAGTTTGTTTAATGAAACTCaatttattaattgaaaatttgataTAATATATCAGacaaactaatataaaaatatagtgtatatttcttttttttctttctctcttttacTTTATATATTGTTATCATTTGTactaatttaaaagaaaatttcactaaaaaatcaagttagaatttttttttaaacaagtaaaaaaaatcattaaatttaaagttatcTTTGACATATCATCAAAGCGTCTAGTCACACAAACTATACTATAACTTTCAAATATCATACTTTatgaaaaaagattaaaaacataatttaaccttctatttttgtgtttttattgttttctacCATATCTTTTTGAAAACAAAACTATGATAACTATGATGtcactaaattttaaaatagatcaTGGATGATTGGTtttaactagttttttttttttctagcatGTGATTTTTAGGAATtctaattttgattttgaaaatttcttatacataaattaaatttaaattgttataGAATGTTAGATAGACAAGAATAATGTTAGGTAGAGAAGAATAATGTTAGGTGATAGCATAAGAGACACATTAATTGTAGGTGTGTGATATTCATTGTCtcattacaattttatattcCAACTCATTCCTTATATTTGCTAAAGCATGATTTTAAGGATGAAGTTGTGCtttgaaaatatgattaattattctaaattgtattttcaatgtacaatttttctttttaattaagtCGTACTTCATATGacttaattttactttttaaatttgttttttatttgagacaaacaactttttttattttgaaatatttttatttatataaaaattaaaaggagaattttttttataagttaaagcattaaaaacttttaatttaattttaatttattaatcaaattatttaaagaacatctaaaaataataaaaaaaagttggctaatataaaattaaaaaaagcatacaaaatttaatcattaataaaattattaaaaaagcatgttaaaataaaaacaatatttgtATATAATAACTCCTAAGaacagaaaaaattaaaaaagggaAAGACGTCGTATATACAATTACGActtctacaaaaacaaatttttcttatttatttttttataaaagtggTAGTTAATACgacttattatttatttttcatttttatgtttttattattttttattatttttatatcctttaatgttttgattaatgaatttttaaaacaatttatactttttaaatttttatataaacatatttctttattttgagatgttttttaaataatttaattaacgAATTAAAACTAgaattacaaatttttttttaatttttctttactttttaaaactatttatgcctttttatttttgtataaatattttttattttgatattttttcttaaataatttaattaataaaattatatatatatgaagttTATTTcgtaaatatataaatatgaatattttgagaaaaaaaatgataatatttgaatatttaaattgcaatttattaattaaattataaaaaagttaaaaataaataaattagtatcaaataaacaaaatttaaaagtataaaaataaaaattttacatGTGAAATAcgacttaataaaaaaatcatatatctAAAATACGACTTCTATAAAATTTAATGCTGAAGTCAGAAGTagtacttaattttttttactatgttCTCTGTTTTGAAATAGATTTACTACTTGTGGTGAGCACAATATAGGATTTAAAACCTTATTTCTTTTTCGGGGTGAGAGACTATAATAACTTGTTGATTTGAAActtattagtaaaaaataacataattaattatattaaaataacataattaattatattacatatgtaattgattatattttaaaacattaactatatcattaattgattatgaaatgtataattaattatatgcctttttaaatttgttttttttttaaatttttatgtatGTCAAATAGGATCCGGATTAGGATGataaataaatctgttttcatgaatattatttaaattttgttttaattttaattaaaaaattatatgaattagATATGAATATGACCTCATCTTCATCTTATCACACGTAGTTTCATGTTTTATTGGTTAAAcacttaattaaaattataaatgtgaACAATTGGTTTCAAAAGAGAGATTGAATGGAGTATTGACTCAATTCGCAACGGATAAAGAACACACAAGAAAAGAGTCTAACATGAACATGAAGAACACATCACAACaaatttttatactggttcaccctAACTCTTAGGTCAGGTCTAATTCCCTATCAAACACACTGTTTAAGAGATTTCACTAATCAAACACTAATTACAACAAATTCACAAACCTCTGCATGTTATAACGAGTACACAAACATCTTTAGGTTATCCCGAGTACACTAACATCTCCAAGCTACCAGTTATAATCTTCGCCTAAGACTAAAATCTCTCCAGATACcagaaaaacattttcaagaatATCATAATCAAAATTCATGGGGTATAAATATGAAAacacaaatataattaaaaaaaataataaaagaatgaTGAAAGCACAGAGgtaatttttgaaaaatgtgacataaatagaaaaaacaaagtattttttatatttatttgtataaattACTTCATttatagaagaagaagaaataaaatatttctccataaactaaaattagaatatgtataaactaatttgcagttatttttttcatttttaatatttttatttataacttgtATTTAAATTAACAAAAACCTCACTTTAAAAATTAAGTCTAAGTATTTTAATTACATTCAAAACCCttaattaattcaattaaaCCCTAGGTGAATGAATAATACGTTCTTATCGAAATTAGACCTCACCCCATTCTGACTCAGCCTACAGTCATTGGAGATGAAAATTGACAACATTAAAGACTCAGAGAGAGAAGAATTTTTTTGCAGCAGAATAAATCAGAATTCAAACACCAAAATTTGTGAACACTTTTCCATACAGAGGAACCAAGTTTGATCTGAGTCTTTTCAAAAGGGATCAAAGGAAAGGACCCAAATTTGCATACGCAACGTTTGGTTCCTTTCCCAGGACAAACAAAACACAATGGTAGCAGATTCTAAGTCCAAATCCGACCTCTCCTTCGGCAAAACCTTTGCCAGCAGTGCTTTTTCTGCATGTTTCGCTGAGGTCATAACCAATACTATCTGggtttttctctttttcattttctgtttctggggattttttctttttccatgATCTTATGAAAGATGCATCCTTTATGTTAATGGCATGCAGTAGTAGTAGTAATGGATCTGATTTGTTGGTGGGTTTCTTATTattgagtgtttttttttttcttttgctgtCTAACAAACCGTGGTTGGTGATTGATGATCAAGTATATGTTTTTTTGTGAACTTGGAGTTCCTTTGAGTTGGTTGATGATTGTCTAACTGTCTTTACCGATATACAATTTTCAATTTGTGTCTACCAGTATTAGTGTATGTTGGGTGATGGTTTGCCAACTACTTTTTGGATAATAGTGATGTTATGAAATTGGTTTTTGGTTAAATGTGAATTTGAAGGGATTATGTTTTTGAAATTTTCATCTAAAAGAATTAAGCTTGTACTGCTAGTCAATGGTGGTCTCTGTGGATTTTGACTGCTGTCAAATGATGGAATGCATGCCTTCCAAGGTGTTTGTTTTTCAGGGATCAACATGAATGAGAGCTGTTCCCTCCTTGATGACTTGTATGTCCACAAAATGTTTGGATTGGAAACAGTGATAAAGTTTTGATGTTTTCTTATCAATGTAATCGAATGGAACAAGTTGGAATGGGCAGAAAAGGGAAGGAGTATAATAAATAGTACTAATTTTCCTCATGGTTTTGAAGACTAATAATGGAATGGTGTTCCATTACCCTTGAGTTTGCTCCATTTCAGTATTCCACCTATTGAATTTGTTTCCTTTCCAATTCGTTTTTAAACTCCTAAAGAAGAAACTTGTTTTTGTTCCCTCGTTCCAATTCTGGGATCCAAAGACCATTCATATCTAGCTGTTTTGTGTTAGAACTTTGGTAGCACAAAACAATTACGtagttttaaaattgaataattttctgaattatCTCGTGTGTGAAACATCTTTTGCATTATTTGAGGTTCACATGTGAACAGTGTGTCAAACATGTTTTGCATTATTTGAGGTTTACATGTGACAGTCTTGTTCACATATGTTGATTTTGATCCTGAGTTGCTATCAAGATTGATTTGGCTTGTTATATATTCGTAACtcattttttagtattttttttgcaTTCTGTTCATTCGCTCTTACTGTTATACAAAGTATTCAATTAATTGCAGTTATTTGCTGAGATTTGTCAATAATTCTGGTAATTGAAATAGGTGTGTACTATTCCATTGGACACTGCCAAAGTTAGGCTTCAGCTTCAAAAACAAGCTGCAACTGGTGATGTAATCTCCTTACCTAAATATAAGGGTATGCTGGGAACAGTTGGTACCATTGCGAGGGAAGAAGGTCTTTCAGCACTCTGGAAGGGAATTGTGCCAGGGTTACATCGTCAGTGTTTGTACGGTGGTTTAAGAATTGGGTTATATGAGCCTGTGAGTTTTGAATCTTGTCGCCaaaatttgtttgtttgttttagtTTATATCTATGTTTTGTTGTGTTATCTTAGGTTGTAAATAGCATTGGTTGTTTACAGGTGAAGTCTTTGTATGTGGGGAAGGACCATGTTGGAGACGTTCCATTGTCAAAGAAAATTCTTGCAGCATTCACAACTGGTAAACCTCAATTCTGGAAATTGTAGGAATAATTTGTATAAGTGCTATTTTAGCATGAATTTGTGTTATTCCTGTATAAATACTCATCATATAAACCAATTATGAACTTCTGCAATTTTTCTTGATAACAGGTGCTGTGGGAATTGCTGTGGCAAATCCAACTGATCTTGTCAAAGTTAGACTTCAAGCAGAAGGAAAACTACCTCCTGGTGTTCCCAGGCGCTACTCTGGATCTTTAAATGCTTATTCAACAATTGTGAGACAGGTCTGTGCTAACCAGTATAATTTATCCAAGTGAAAAATGTATCTGGTTCATTTTACTTTGTGAATATTTCTGACCTAAATCGATATAACACACAGGAAGGAGTTGGGGCTCTTTGGACTGGACTTGGCCCCAATATAGCAAGAAATGGTATCATCAATGCTGCTGAACTAGCCAGCTATGATCAAGTGAAACAGGTAATTTCTAAGTGACTGGAGACTAGCACTATGGAGCAAAATTTTCTCCTTCTCTACTTTTTCTAATAACTATGTTTTTTTTGTGCAGACTATTTTGAAAATTCCAGGTTTCACTGACAATGTTGTAACTCATCTCCTTGCTGGTCTTGGGGCAGGGTTTTTTGCTGTCTGTATTGGCTCCCCAGTAGATGTGGTAATGTTTTAGAATCTACCATTGAATATCTGCAATTGTTTTGGTTTTCGATTTTTAGTGCATCCACATTTTATACGTGGTGGTTAATAGTTCTTTcaattttatatgaattttgcACTTGATATTCCATGTTCCGCCAAGATGAACTATGAATCCCTGCATGGTAGAAGTAGTAAACTTTTAAAGCTTATTTGAAATTGGTTGACAGCTGATCTTTTTAAGGTCCATTGGGGGTGGATGtgtataaattttgtttttcaatttggtTGTGAGGTGAACAAGTGAGAGCTTCTTTCATGCTTATCGGTTGCATTAATTTTGTTGTCCTATCTTCATTCTTGTGTTTGTGCAGGTTAAGTCAAGAATGATGGGAGATTCTAGTTACAAGAACACCCTTGATTGTTTTATCAAAACATTAAAGAATGATGTAAGTTGCTTTCCACTCTTTACTTTACCACTTCTAGTTATCATATATTAAGGCATTCTCATTTCCTACCATAGCTTATATGCTCTCAAACCTCATTGACTTGCTTCATTATAATGTAACATAATCTTCttttcctctctctctctctctctctctgagtATATGTGTTTTTTAGCCTTAAATTTGGTCAAACAAGGAGTTGTATTGTAAGGTACCCTTCATCAAAACTGGTATGTCTATGTAAtctgatgtttttttttttcagggaCCCATGGCCTTTTACAAAGGGTTCCTCCCAAATTTTGGACGGCTAGGATCTTGGAATGTGATCATGTTTCTAACCTTAGAACAGGTATAACttgttcttcttatttttcttttctagaaGTGTTTCTATAGAGATTTTTCCAAGTAGATTAATTGATTTGAGCCTCTTACATGCACTCCAAAGATTGTTTATCTTCTGAGTTCCAACTCTTGAATTTGTGCTCACTTATACCTTTTTCCTATGACAGACTAAAAAGTTCATCAAAAATTTAGAGTCACCCTGAGCTGAGTTACCTTGAGAATTTTCTAAGCGGCTTATTGCAACTGCGAATGCAGTGGAAATTGTAGAAATAAAGCTTTCTCTTCATTCTGCAAACTGATGGAATGTGGTAAAGAATTTTTTCAGGGAGGAAATTTTTACAAGATATGTTGTTATTCATATATACTAGCAGATTTTAGCACTTTCCATTTATTATGAACCATGATTGGATTTAAACAGAACATAGCCCTTGATCACTACCATTGTCTTAAGATGGTGGCAATTATTGTTGTAGTATCAAATTTTAAGCCATTGATGCAGGAACTTTGTTTTCTGTATGCAAGGCAAAATATTATAGCACCTCTAATAGCAGTGTTTATGATTCTTTAGCAACTTGAAAATAATATTGGAGCAAATTATTCTTTTTCATAAAAGTTGTGCATACACAAACAGCAACAATCAAGattgctttaaaatatttttttctggtAAAAAAAAGGATTTTGCACGAAACAAAATGTGAAGAACTTCCATTTTTGGTGGCATTGAGTTGATATTTTATCATATTTGTTATCTGTCACTGTTTCACATGAAATTTAGAGGATAATAGTTCCTATCAAATCAAACCTTTATGCCACTATACacgtttttcaattttattctttataatattaaaatataacaaatttaataattatttattttaaattgataatttgagttttacaaaattttgaaaattttgaatttaaaaataaacaaatacaatttcttacaattttaccttttaaataacaatttttaaaaaaaaaaattcaaataattttttcaataaaaaaaccaCCTACACAATAAATTATAGTCTCAAGCATCTCTTTTACATTAAAGTTGTCATGTCATTCTTCTTACTTTATCTTATGTCATAAGggtaaaaaaatctttttactTTATCTTATCATGGGTTCA harbors:
- the LOC137819658 gene encoding probable sugar phosphate/phosphate translocator At3g11320, whose amino-acid sequence is MNQIPWGTVGVVVAWYSSNIGVLLLNKYLLSSYGFRFPVFLTTCHMLLCSLLSYVISVTDMVPLQTLRSLTQFCKIVALSVVFSFSVVCGNVSLRFIPVSFNQAIGATTPFFTAVFAYAVTAKREAWVTYATLLPVVTGVVVASGGEPSFHLFGFVICVSSTAARAFKSVLQDILLSSEGEKLNSMNLLLYMAPIAVMVLLPATLLMEGNVVGITIDLAKKDIRIFWYLLLSSSLAYFVNLTNFLVTKHTSALTLQVLGNAKGAVAVVISILIFKNPISMVGMFGYALTVIGVILYSETKKRYSKN
- the LOC137818520 gene encoding mitochondrial uncoupling protein 1, producing MVADSKSKSDLSFGKTFASSAFSACFAEVCTIPLDTAKVRLQLQKQAATGDVISLPKYKGMLGTVGTIAREEGLSALWKGIVPGLHRQCLYGGLRIGLYEPVKSLYVGKDHVGDVPLSKKILAAFTTGAVGIAVANPTDLVKVRLQAEGKLPPGVPRRYSGSLNAYSTIVRQEGVGALWTGLGPNIARNGIINAAELASYDQVKQTILKIPGFTDNVVTHLLAGLGAGFFAVCIGSPVDVVKSRMMGDSSYKNTLDCFIKTLKNDGPMAFYKGFLPNFGRLGSWNVIMFLTLEQTKKFIKNLESP